A segment of the Colletotrichum destructivum chromosome 3, complete sequence genome:
AAGTTGAAGAGTCTTGTTATACAGAAGACAGCGGCTCCCGAGTATCTTCGGAGCTCTCGCCGAACCACTCGTCTTCCAGGAGTTGTTCCGTGGTGGGACGATTGCGGTAGTCCAGCTTCATGATCTTGAGGATGAAGTCCCGGTCGGCGGGCGGTATCTCCCAGCGCGTCACCCGAGCAAAGGGCTTCGTCGGGGGTCCCATGCTGTGGATGAAGTCGACGATGCCCGCGGCATTGTCGTCGGCGATCTCCTGGAAGGGCTTCGGGAAAGGACCGAAGTAGCGGTGCATGCGGGACAGTACCACCAGCTCATAGAGCTCATCCTCGGGTTTGTAGCCCTAGTTCGCTGGGTTGAAGAGATGGAATCCTCCCCCGTACAGTAGGGTGAGGATCTCCACACGGCGTCCAAAGTCAACATGGAGCCCCTAGACCAAGGACCTGAATAGAGTACTTACGGCGTTTCCAAAGGACCAAATGTCCGTTATGGTTCCCCATGGAAGGCCAAGCTGCACTTCTGGGCTGCCGGTGAAACTCGCGCCAATGAGGTGACCCGGCTCTGAGGCAAACTTGGATTCCTTGGAGACTGCGCCGTCGCAGTCCCCAAGCTGGATGGCTGTGAACCGCTCAGAGTTGCCGTTCTTCTGGCCAAGGTTCACAAATATGTTGTCCAGTTTGATATCTAAGGTTTGGTTTTTGTCAGATTAGCTTCGGGTTGCTCCGACGGAATAGTGCCCAGGCATCCTGTCTCGTACCAGTATGGACCAAGCCGTCCTGGTGTAGAATGCGCGGAGCTTCCAGTACCGACTTGGCCACCTTCTTAATGTCAGGCCGGGACAGTCTTTGGTGATGTGACTCGGCCCGGAGGTCGCTGTCAAGATACTTCAAGACGATGGATGGCGGATCGACTGGGTCCAAAATCCCATCCTCGAGTGGGCGAAACAAGGGACTCATAGCCAGAGGCCTCGTTTTCAAGACGTCAGTGGCCCCGAATGCTCTTGACGATGCATTTTGATCCATTATCGTTTGTTCAATGCTCAACACATTAGCACGTTCTTGGACTGTCGGTGTGAAGAAGTAAAAGCATATATACGCTCCTAGATACACAGCCCCTTGATCTGTTGCGCGATGAAGCTCTTGAACAATGGAGTACGTCGATATGCGGCCCCGGAGTGTCTGACCGACAGAAAGTAGCGGGGCCATTACAACTCTGACCGTGTGGTTTGAGGTTCGGTTACTGTCCAACACTGGGATTTGAAGTGGCTGAAGTGTGATTTCCTAGGAGACGATCAAGATGCGCTGAATCATCATGGGGAGATGTTGGCGGCCGGAGTACAAACCAACCGTGGTTTGCCAAGAGACCTGTCAGCGGAATACGGAGCCTATGGCCAAAAGGATAAAGAGCGTTGCCAGACCCCATATCAGGACCATGAGTTACTTGAGAAACGTCAAGACCAGCATAGTATTTCGGGCGAGTGATGAGTTAAAGGAAACATTTGCGCATAGTAATTATCGAGAGGCTATTCTGCTGTTCAAACACCAGCGACATTACATggtcttcctcgcccttcgGTCCACTGGGCACTCATCATTGCATTCACCGAGAACCATCCCTTAGAGCGGATCTCAAGAACGCGCCTGTCAACATGTCGATAGGCTTCTCACTTGGAATCGTCTTTACAGCCGATCGACTCCTCAAGAGCTATTCAGGTAGCCTAGACCTCCTTTTGAAACATGTGATCTGTTGTTCCATCTATACCAGACATCAGACGGGGGCGGAGAAGAGACCCGCAAGGGGTGATGTTGCCGCAACTGCCCCGCCAGCCTGGTTTATCCAAAACTTAAGCATAGAAATGGACATTGACAGCGCGGATCTTAAAGGCGGCGCTATGTCATAAACTGGGCCGCAACCAAGcattcttttctttcttgggCCCATGTCTCCGAACAGGTGGCTGCTATTGATATAGCAAGTGTCTCTTCATGGCCATTTATCGCCTTCACAACGgcgacttggacttggacttgtAGACGTGAGCCATCAGTCAACCTCGAGCTCTCCTGTGTTTGGATCATGAAATGGATCGGTCATGTTGGAGCAATAGTTTGTGTGTTTTTTCAGTTTGACAACGCCCAAGCAACGCTGCCCGCTCTTTAGTTCGCGTATCCAAGTATGTTCATCCTCCAGGGTAGTATAATACAAAGAAGTTTCGACACAAAGTGTTCTATGTACACCGCCGCTcgccgctcgccgccgcccaggttCCAACTCTGTTCTAATTTTCAGGCGCGGACGAAGCGCGACTTGGTGGACCACCCCCAAGACTCGACGTCGCGCTTGCTCATGGCGGCAACGCTCTCGGCGTAGTCGCTGGTGCCGTGAGAggggtcggcgtcggcggacTTGCAGGTGGGGCCGGACTTGTagtcgccgaggccgccgttgacggcggagaacttctgcttctccttggtgGTGGCGACCATGTTCTCAGCGGCCTCCTTGGTCCAGCCGTTGATGAAGTCGCCGTGGGAGCACCAGGCGGGCCCGCAGGCGAGCTTGAAGGGCGCGGTGCCGCTCCAGCCGTTAGGGAGGACCTTGCGCAGATCGTAGCGGACGGAGAAGCGCAGCTGGGGCATGGACTTCATGCCGGACGggcagctgccgccgcggcggtcCTTGTAGGCCGTCTCGAGGGTCTCGGTGTTGACGCACTGGGGGAAGTagaggagctgctgcaggtgGGTGCCGCAGGTCGAGCTGGGGAAGCCGTTGGCATCGaggctctcgccgccgccgttctcgcAGAACCActcggcctgggcctcggcgggcATGGCAGACTTGGTCTGGGCAttggcgtcgccggccaccATCTGGACGTCCTGGGGAatggcgacctcggccggggtCTCGCCGAGGTTGTAGTAGGCGCTGAAGCGCGACACGGGGATGGGCTCGTAcgtcttgccgccgtccGTGGTGTAGAGGGGCGTCGGGATCCAGTAGACGGACAGGTCGTTGGGGTTCTCGGCGTTGGTGCAGCCCTTCTGGAGCTCGGCGCTGGTCTTGGTgttgacggtgacggcgtcggaGCCGAAGAAGGAGTGCAAGTGAGACTTGTCGTACTGGCCCGGGAAGACGATGGGGTCGATGTTCTTGGTCatgaaggccgaggcgacgtTGACTTGGGTGTAGGCCTGGGCCACGCCCGCAAGCAGGCCGGAAGCGATGAGAAAGTAAGACATCCTGTGTCTGTAAACGAATGGAAAGGTTtgaaaaaaaaggagagaaaggagtAAAGGGTTAGGGggggaaggaaaaaagaggcAATGTGACGATGAACAAAACGTTGGATGGGAGGAGTGAAGTCTgggacgagctcgaggtcgccgatgCTTAAGTATTCCACATGAACAGTTATCCGTCTCCAACAAAGCAGAACAACCCCATGTTTCCTACGCCCCATATCTCCTGGAATCGTCTTCCAAAAGGAGACATTCAACGTAATCAAGCTCCCTGTTTAATTTCCGATCGAGTTTCACGCCACCGTGCCTGGCAGCGGTATCCGGCCGAAAGGGGGAACGAACACTCCTCGTGGAGCCGCCCGTTTTGTCCAGAGTGAAATTCAACTTGGCAGAGCCGCAAGATGCCCGTCGATGGATCATCTGGGCATTGCTCATTGGTTGACGAGGAAGCGATCATGATGCTTAGCGCGCGGACTGGTCCAACGTTTCCGCTTTTTTGCTCCGAAGTGGGCAACAAAGATGCGGCTGGGAGAtctcctcgctctcgggaTTATCTCTCTTGGGAGCAGGAATAGCCGACATGGATTCTTCTTGGATGACCTGGGAGTGGAGCCCCGTTCAGCTGCATATACTCAAACATGAAGCTTAAACATATCAGGACAAAGCCCATGCAGACCACTGGGGGATTGTGAAGAGTTTGCTCTCTACTTGTGTTTGTAGGGTGCATGGTCCATCAGGCCACCccagaaaagaaagaaaagaaaaaaaaagggaaaaaggtCCCCCCCAGTGTTGTTATCAACAGGGATTACCTTAAGCCCAACTCACATTGACGAGCTGGTCCACCCAACGATCATCTCCGTCATGCAATACTGTCAGGCTTAGAATGTCGAGTATTTTCACTGATCATAAGATCGTCCTAAACAAGAAGAACTGAATTTTTCTCTATAAAGCTATGGATCATTAATCCAAGCAGCCTAGTCTTAATACTCATGCTGGCGATGGATTCATTTCTTGAATCTGGACTGAGTTGTTCATGCTATCGTCGACGGATGCTGATGTCAGAGCTGTTTAGCGCCTGTCACAGATGGTTCATTCAGAGAATGGCTGCAATCCAGACTACTGGTATGTGCGTGTTGCCGCCTTTGGTTTCGTTTTTCCATGGGCACGATGGAGATAAccatttttcttcttcttcttcgcgaGCGAGGAGTGCTGGGAGGGTTGCTAGGATCATCCAGGGGCTCGTGTTGACCCCCTTGTTATGTTAATCAGCGGCGTTCGCGGTTCCAGCCCCCGGCGCATGGTCGGTCATTCGACCTATTCCATGACAAGGGTTTAGCTGGTCTGCCGGGAAGGGTGTACGATGACTGTCAGTGTCTGGTTTTCCAGGCGTTTCCCAACCTTTGGTTCTAATGCCTGCATTACATAAAGCCATCTTTGTCATCTTCTTGATATCGCAACATCCAAAAAAGTAACAAATCCAGTTGAGTCAACTGATTGACAGTTTCGTCCAGTCATACTGACTGCCAAGAGTTACAGTAATTGAGCCTGGCTTACTACGGACTGTAGCCGGCGAACGATAGAGTTAATCTCTCAGATCCTGGATCTTGACTGCTATCTTAAGAGACAAGGCCATAATGGATAGACAAGACGGCATGGTTGGGAAACCGACGGAGAGATTGCCCTGAGAAAATTGAGCGCTGTACTCATAAATCTCCAAACCATTAACCGTTGACTTACGAACAAGGGCCAAGCTTCTTTGCGAAGACCCGAACGCCATGCTCCAGGTCAAGACGGCCTAGAATGGGATATCGGAAGAACGGCAAGGGGCCAGTTCGATATTGTGCCGACTTTGGCCCCTTAAATCAAACGCTCCATCGCTTGTGCGGGTGACCGCCTGGTCTCTGACAAGCGATCGGATAACCTGTTACTTGCCCGTTGGGACTGTAGGCTTTGCAGCAAATCATGGCCCTCGCAACACAAAATGAGTGAAAACGCCATCACAGTTGTTCCATTTCTCATATTTTGACAGACTGCTCTTATGAGGGTTGGACCTCAAGAACAAAGAGGCAAACCTCGTGGTGCTTGACACTTGTCGCCAGGCCGTCCTCGTGGTTTGTCTAAGCGTGGGACCAAGACGGCAATTCGGCCTCTGcgccaagtccaagtcggACGCGGCACATGGCCTTTCAAGTCCGCGTATACCAGCCACGGATCATTGGCAGAAGGGGCGAGCTTCAGGGCAGAATCGCCAACCCCCTGTCAAAAGACTATCCCCGCATCATTTGAATGGCATGGTGTTCTGCGGTAGTTTCTCTTACAAATCTCCTGTCGAGCAACACTTCACGGCCATAATCGGAGATCGCAGCAACATCGTGCTAACTCGGGTGCTCGGGAAATCACACTGTTAAAGCACGGCAGACACAACGTCAGCTATGCTGTCAAATGGGTTTGCTCTCTGAACCTTTCTGATACATACGATCTGATACTTACCTGCTCTAGCATGGACTCGGCAGCGGAGTAGCGAGACCCCAGTACGTGCTGACTAGTATCGAGGTTACCACGACAGGGGTTACAGTCGGTTGGACTGTTCCGCCAAACTGTGGTCCACGCATGCCAAGCGCCCAGTAGTCATGTAGTACGGCTGCACGGAGCCAATACATTTACCCTTTTCGATCTAATCCATTCATCTCAACAACTCTACCTCCTTTCCATAATCCCGCTGGCGAGCCGTCCTTGCTGAGGCCACCGGCGGGAGATGCGGCGGCTTCAGCTTGGCGAATGAGCTTAAAGTTGCCGAAATCAGAAAACGGAGAAAAGGGTTACAATGTTTGAAAGAATAATTTTCACTCACATGGTCACTCACACGGAGCGCAGTGTTTCTCCTTGCATTGCATGGAAAGGCGCTTTAGGCAAAGCTGGTTGATCAATTCGGTCCACAACGTTCAGCCATGGCTGCCAGCCGATGCTGCGGCAAACAAACTCATCCCATTCATTGCTGCTTTGCGATCAATATAAGTAAATGTGATGAGCACCATACGTCTAGGAATGAGAGAGTGAACAGTGGTTGATCTTTTTAAGATCTATTCTACAAGATGGTTCGGGTTGAAATACCCGTGAGATCGGTCACGTGTCACCTTCGCGTGACTCGTGTCATTCAACGTGACCTACGAAGCAGTTCTGCTTCACGACAGTAAACAAGCTCTCACTTGTATCCAGCTCCGTATCATAAGCGTAGCAACCGACTTGAATGTTGCATAAAAAGAAATAGTCACTATCAACCCACCAGCACTCGCCGTTATCTCAACATGTACCGTATTGTTCTTTGAGTCCCATTAGATGCGGGGCAAATAAGAGTATGAGTCACGGTTCGCGTACATAAGCACCATCTGTATCAGTAGCCCCTCTTCTTGATTGCACGCCTGCGGCACGCCAGTGTGTTGACAACTCGGACAAGACCGACTCACTCAAGGATCGCAGTGTAATTCACCTATTTACGGACAAGGCGCTCAGTTTCAACTCAGAGGTAAGGACGAGATCACTTGCGTGATTCTTTTGGATGGGAAGTCAACAAACGTGGGCACGGTCATCTTTTCAGGTGGCCGCACTAAGAATTGCCAGCAATCACCAGCTTCGAGATCTTGAAGACCGTTTCGCACGGGCTCGTCAGAATACTCTGGGCGGTCTGCAAGTTTCTCGTCAAGGTCCTCTCGTCTGACTGCATATGGATGGGACCGTGTAGACTTATTCACTGACGCAGGCAATCCCAATAGAAACCACCGTGGAGGCATTGCGGCTCGCCCCCAGAAGAAAATGATCACCGACGGCCACGAAAACGCCTACCGCTCCGAGCGGCTCATCTACCGGGCGGTAGAGAACAACGAGGCGGATAGCACCTTCATCCACACCCAGCTTGAGAACGACCCGGTCAACGTCGCCCTCTCGGACCTCAAGTTGCTCAAGCCCCGGAGCAGCAAGCACAGCCACGCGATGACCGAGCAGATGGCAAAGTCCGTCCTGACGGTCATGGTCTGCTTACCCCACGgagccgaggccggggccggggctgCGGCCGGGGATGAGGACAAGACGGACGGATCACAGGccgaggcgccgaggcccaTCGGGTTCCTGTCCATCGGTTGGGGTGGCATATCGGGGGATACGGCGCACCATCGGTCGGTgggcctcggcatcgccctgGCGGCGCCGTTTCGGGGCAAGGGGTACGgctccgaggccatcaactGGGCGCTGGACTGGGCGTTCCGGTACGGCAACTTCCACCGCGTCTACCTCGGCACCGTGTCGTACAACGAGCGGGCGCAGCACCTGTACAAGAAGCTCGGGTTCGTGGAGGAGGGCCGCAGCCGCGAGGCGCACTGGTTCGATCGGAAGTGGCACGACCTGATCAGCTACGGGATGCTGGAGCAAGAGTGGGAAGCCCTGAGGGGGATCAAGAAAGAGTAAAGAGGATGTCTGGTgttgatgtcggcggcgtcgatgttCTTGGTGACTACGGTTGCTCAGAAGAAAGCATAATGTTACTGATTTGGGTTATCGGAACCATGGTAAACAAAGGAACGCTCCAAATGTAAAGAATAGTCGCGCTTCATTCTCGCTCGTCGCGTAATCATTAATTATAGCCCACTTGCTGTGTGTATTAGTTTCTCAAGTCTTCATATTTAAGCTCTCGTCGACACATTCACGAATGACACTGAAGTACCGAGATGTTCCATGCCAGAAACAAAAGTAACTCTTGAG
Coding sequences within it:
- a CDS encoding Putative serine/threonine-protein kinase, active, which codes for MAPLLSVGQTLRGRISTYSIVQELHRATDQGAVYLGAYICFYFFTPTVQERANVLSIEQTIMDQNASSRAFGATDVLKTRPLAMSPLFRPLEDGILDPVDPPSIVLKYLDSDLRAESHHQRLSRPDIKKVAKSVLEAPRILHQDGLVHTDIKLDNIFVNLGQKNGNSERFTAIQLGDCDGAVSKESKFASEPGHLIGASFTGSPEVQLGLPWGTITDIWSFGNAGYKPEDELYELVVLSRMHRYFGPFPKPFQEIADDNAAGIVDFIHSMGPPTKPFARVTRWEIPPADRDFILKIMKLDYRNRPTTEQLLEDEWFGESSEDTREPLSSV
- a CDS encoding Putative GNAT domain, acyl-CoA N-acyltransferase; its protein translation is MITDGHENAYRSERLIYRAVENNEADSTFIHTQLENDPVNVALSDLKLLKPRSSKHSHAMTEQMAKSVLTVMVCLPHGAEAGAGAAAGDEDKTDGSQAEAPRPIGFLSIGWGGISGDTAHHRSVGLGIALAAPFRGKGYGSEAINWALDWAFRYGNFHRVYLGTVSYNERAQHLYKKLGFVEEGRSREAHWFDRKWHDLISYGMLEQEWEALRGIKKE